The sequence ATGTTAATCATTTGTCGGGCTTATGCTTTTCCCCGCCTGCTGTGCTCTCTTTTCCTGAACTATCGCGCCTTTATTTAAATGATAATCATTATTGCACTCTATTCCAGAGGATGAATTTTATTCAACTCCTGACCCGGAAGGAGTAGGGGCATTATCTGGGTGGTAGGGGGGTATTGGTGTGGGATTAATAGATTCGCCATCATTCAAGAACTCATTATGTGCATTTGGAGATTGGAATGATTCGCTTAAATAGATGTTTTCTACCAAAGGATGAGCCAATAATTTATTTTTGTATATGGGATGGCACGGCTTAATAACATAAAGAGAGTGAAAAATAATAGCGCAGTATTAAGCTCAACCACGGGCTGAGAAAATAATAGTCGAGCGCTGTGCTCTACCACTTTATCAGGGTGAAGACTCCACATTTGACAATTTTTCTCCAGCAAAAGCTACCTTATTGCGACCATCTTTTTTAGCCCGATAGAGCGCCTCATCTGCTGCTTTGAGTGAGGATGCCAAATCGTAGGCTTGCAGCGGGGATATACCCGCGCTCAGTGTTACGGTTGTTGATACTTTATGATTGAAAACATGTGGAATATCAAGACCTAACACCCTCTGGCGCACCCGCTCAGCCAATTGGCTGGCATACTCTTCACTCACATGTGTCAGTAAAACCAAAAACTCCTCGCCACCATAACGCACTACGATATCCCGTGAACGCACGGCATCACGGATCGCCGCAGCAACCCGCACCAGCGCTTGATCGCCCATGGTGTGTCCATAGTTATCGTTATAGGCCTTAAAATGGTCGATATCGAGCAGTAACACATAATGATTACCTGGAGACTGTGCCAGCAGTGTCTCAAGTTTGTTCTCCAGACCACGGCGATTATACAAACTGGTTAAGGGATCTATCATGCTTAAATCACTGAATTTTTCTCTTTCATTATAAAGATGTGCGACTAGTTTTCGGGTAAAATCATCGCTGCGCCGCGACATTAAATGATGCAAAGAGAAGCCAATCAGAGGCAGCATAAGAGTGAATGTTATGCGGAAGATATTTTGAAAATCATCCAGGAAAATAACGGTTAATGCAGCTGGCGCAGTGTGCAGGCAAAAAGCGATAAAGTTATCAGACAGCGCAATGGTGCTGATAAAGAAAATGGTAAACAGGCTAAGCAATAAGTAGTTATTTTCATTAGTGCCTAGATATTCGTATTTTAGAATGATTTGCCAGGCCCATAACACGCCCATGATGATTGAAAATAAATTCAGTTTATCCGCATATTTCCTCGAAATAAAAATTAAATAAGCGGCGGAACCTAGGCTGATAACTGCGATCATAACAATCGGCAATGTCACCGCAGGTGTTTTTGGTGACGGTAATATCATACTAAAAATAGCTGACGACGCATTAAGAAATAGAAAAAGCAGTAAAGAGAGCCGATGCTTACTTTTCAGAAGCTGATCGTAGGAGTGGCTATTCATATTCAATTCACTCTGCATAATGTCGTGCTGTCAGTAGACAAATAAACAATATCCTCATGAAGCCATATTATTCAGGCATCACGATAAATAGTTTTTCTAAGTAATTATTTTTGTTTGAAGCGTTTAATATCGTTTTAGGAATTTTCTTAAGTAAAATTACCATTTTTGTTTCCACCTGTCATCATGATGTTTCTTCGCTGATGCCAGCATCGTGCTAGCCCATGGCAACTTCATGATGCAGACTGGCAAAGAGTGATATATGATATTGGTTATCATTATCACTTGGGTGGGGCGTTACTATGATTTCAGCCAGATTAGCCGCTTACCGTTCGTGGGGGATTGGTGGATTATTGAGCCGTGGCATGTCCAGTGGTTGGGGAATACTGCTCCCTTTTGCGTTGCTGCCGCTGCTGGAGTGGGCCGATATCACCGTCGGTCAGTTGCGAATAGTGATAGTACTCGCGATGCTGGCAACCATTAGTATGCTATATCACACTCGGCTGCGGCATTTTCTGTTGCTACCATCTTGTTTGGCGTTGTTGGGGGGGATGGTTGCAGTATTGATGCACAGTGGCATCCGCGAGCTATTTTTTTGAATAAAAGAAAAAGTAAGGGGAGAACAAACAGATAACAATTGGCGGAGATATGAAGCGGAAGAAGATTGAAATCATTGTGGTGCGAAGGGAGGGACTTGAACCCTCACGTCCGTAAGAACACTAACACCTGAAGCTAGCGCGTCTACCAATTCCGCCACCATCGCCCAAATGATCTCTTACTGCTTATCAGCTAATTTGCGTAGCATGATATTTTTTAGATTTATATCACCAGCTTGGTGCGAAGGGAGGGACTTGAACCCTCACGTCCGTAAGAACACTAACACCTGAAGCTAGCGCGTCTACCAATTCCGCCACCATCGCATGTGCTGTGCAATATAAATCTCTACTGCTGGTTGTATAAAAATAATGTTTGGTGCGAAGGGAGGGACTTGAACCCTCACGTCCGTAAGAACACTAACACCTGAAGCTAGCGCGTCTACCAATTCCGCCACCATCGCGTACCGGAAACATGACTTTTTGATGCAACCACGGAGGCGAATTCTAGAGATTTTCACGTTCAGGTCAATACTTATTTCCCCTAAGCGGGACGTTTGCTGTAAAAAACATCATATGTTGTTCAATTGATTTGATTTTTGAGGTATTTTTCGTTTTATCCGCTGAACAACATCTTTCACCGCACTCCGCTCGACGGTGGCGGGTAATGAGCAAATAGCGCGATCAGCCAGTCAATCAGCACTCTGACTCTGGGGGCGAGAAATCGCCCTGGTGGAAACATAATAAACAGCGGCATGGCAGGCGGCGGGCTGTGGGGTAACACCTCAATCAGCTCCCCTTGCGCTAATTGACTCTGGATACCCTGGGTTGGCGCTTGAATTAACCCCAAGCCCGCCACCCCTGCGGCAATATAGGCATCCGCGCCATTAACACTCAAAATACTGGGCAACTCCCGCGTTTCAACCCGCCCTTGATAAGTAAATTCCAAAGGATAGTCACGGTGAGTCAGCTGTGAAAAATAGCCCACCGCTTGATGCCCCGCCAAATCGTCCAGTGATGTTGGCACGCCATATTTCGCCAGATAAGCCGGTGATGCGCAGGTGATCTGTGGTTGCTGGCCAATATTGCGCACGGCTAATTGTTCGTCGTGGGGCAACCAGGCGCGCAACACGCAATCCACCCCTTCGCGCATCAGATCAATAGTGCTGTCATTGGCGCCAAGAATCAGTGTGATATGGGGATAGCGCTGATAAAAGTCACTGAGTGCCGGGATCACGACATTGCGGGCCAGCGAGTGGGGCATATCGATGCGCACTTTCCCCTCGGGCTGCAGCCGTTGGTGGCTAAAGAGTGAGTCCGCTTCTTCAAACGCCGACAGTAATTGCAGGCAGCGCTGGTAGTAGAGCGTGCCTTCGGCGGTGATATTCACCTGGCGGGTGGTGCGCACCAGTAAACGCACACCTAGCCGCTGCTCCAGCCGTTTTAAGGTGTGGCTGACCGTCGCACGTGGCAATTGCAGTTTTTCTGCCGCACGGCTGAAACTGCCCAACTCAACAATACGGACAAAAATCCGCATGGCTTGAATTTGATCCATGATTACATCCGCCTATTGTTGGTGTTTTTTGAACAGTGGTGAGCAGTTTGCATTATTTATCTTTCCTCACGAAACAACCACACTTTCTTCCGACATCACTAATGGGGAGTATCACAATGCAACAACGTCAATTAGGTTTGAATGGTCCGCAAGTCTCGGCACTGGGCCTTGGCTGCATGGGAATGAGTGATTTTTACTCCACCAATCAAGACCACAACGAGTCCATTGCAACCCTCCATCGGGCGCTGGAGCTGGGGGTGACGATGCTCGATACCGCAGATATGTATGGCCCCTTTACCAATGAAGAGTTGGTGGGTCGGGCGATTAAGGGCAAGCGAGATCAAGTCTTTTTAGCCACCAAATTTGGTATTGTACGTGATCCGGCAAATCCGGCGGTACGTGGCGTCAGCAGCCGCCCTGACTACATTCGTCAGTCGGTCGATGGCAGCTTGAAGCGGCTGGGTGTCGAGGTGATTGACCTCTATTACCAGCATCGTGGTGATCCCACAGTGCCAGTTGAAGAGGTGATTGGCACGCTGGCTGATCTGGTCACCGCGGGTAAAATCCGTTATATCGGTCTGAGCGAGGTTTCGGCGGCTACCCTGGAGATAGCCCATCAGGTGCATCCGATTACTGCGGTGCAGAGTGAATACTCACTGTGGACGCGAGATGCAGAGAGTTCTGTGTTGGCGACCTGCGAACGATTAGGTGTTGGGTTTGTCGCCTATAGCCCACTAGGGCGCGGTTTCTTGACTGGCGCGATTCGTAGTCCAGACGATTTGGCTGCTGATGATTTTCGCCGCCATAACCCGCGTTTTCAGGGCGATAACTTTGCACTGAATCTGGCGCTGGCCGATAGCGTGATAAAAATGGCGCAAGATAAAGGGGTTAAACCGTCGCAACTGGCATTGGCGTGGGTATTGGCGCAGGGGAAACACATTGTGCCGATCCCTGGCACCAAACGTCGCAGCTATTTGGAAGAGAATTTGGCGGCATTAGAGGTGGAGCTCAGCCCGCAAGAGTTGGCAGCGCTGGATGCGGTGTTCCCGTTCCATGCCGCAGCAGGTGAACGCTACGGCGCGGAAGGGATGGCCCATCTTAACGCCTGATCTTAACGTTTTTTCTTAGCGTCTCGTGGCGCGCGCCCGACGGTTGCCTGATACACTTTAAAACGGCCATTCTGCGCCAGTACTTCATGGCTGCCAAATGCGGCATCCAGCAGGGCAGGATAAGGCAAGAAGGAGTTCGCCACGATACGCAATTTACCGCCGACATGCAGATGCGCGGTCGCACCACGGATCAGCATTTCAGCCGCTGTTAGGCTAGTTTGAATCCCATCATGGAAAGGTGGGTTCGAAATAATCATCTCGAAACGGCCTTTGATGTCGGAATAGACATTGCTGGCAATCACTTGCGCATCAATATTATTCGCCGCCAGTGTCGCCCGGCTGGCTTCGATAGCTGCCGCAGAGACATCACTCAGGGTCCATTTGATTTTTGGCGATTGTTGCGCCAAAACCGAGGCCAGGACACCGGCACCACAACCGACATCCAGCACGCTGCCTTTAAATGGCTCGCTGAATGTGGAGAGCAACAGATGGCTGCCTGAATCCAGCGAATCACGGCTGAACACACCCGGCAAGGTTTTCACTGTCACATCGCCCACCTGATAACTCTCCCACCAGTCATCGGCATCAAATTCTGGCTGTTTATCCAGGCGGCCATGGTACAAGCCACAACGGCGAGCACTGTCTATCTTGGTCAACTGCGCGAAATCAGCGAGCATCTCTTCTGCGCTGCGCACGCCGCTGCGGTTTTCACCCACCACAAAAATATCGGTGCCGACCGGC comes from Yersinia bercovieri ATCC 43970 and encodes:
- a CDS encoding GGDEF domain-containing protein, which encodes MQSELNMNSHSYDQLLKSKHRLSLLLFLFLNASSAIFSMILPSPKTPAVTLPIVMIAVISLGSAAYLIFISRKYADKLNLFSIIMGVLWAWQIILKYEYLGTNENNYLLLSLFTIFFISTIALSDNFIAFCLHTAPAALTVIFLDDFQNIFRITFTLMLPLIGFSLHHLMSRRSDDFTRKLVAHLYNEREKFSDLSMIDPLTSLYNRRGLENKLETLLAQSPGNHYVLLLDIDHFKAYNDNYGHTMGDQALVRVAAAIRDAVRSRDIVVRYGGEEFLVLLTHVSEEYASQLAERVRQRVLGLDIPHVFNHKVSTTVTLSAGISPLQAYDLASSLKAADEALYRAKKDGRNKVAFAGEKLSNVESSP
- a CDS encoding DUF1435 family protein yields the protein MISARLAAYRSWGIGGLLSRGMSSGWGILLPFALLPLLEWADITVGQLRIVIVLAMLATISMLYHTRLRHFLLLPSCLALLGGMVAVLMHSGIRELFF
- a CDS encoding LysR family transcriptional regulator; protein product: MDQIQAMRIFVRIVELGSFSRAAEKLQLPRATVSHTLKRLEQRLGVRLLVRTTRQVNITAEGTLYYQRCLQLLSAFEEADSLFSHQRLQPEGKVRIDMPHSLARNVVIPALSDFYQRYPHITLILGANDSTIDLMREGVDCVLRAWLPHDEQLAVRNIGQQPQITCASPAYLAKYGVPTSLDDLAGHQAVGYFSQLTHRDYPLEFTYQGRVETRELPSILSVNGADAYIAAGVAGLGLIQAPTQGIQSQLAQGELIEVLPHSPPPAMPLFIMFPPGRFLAPRVRVLIDWLIALFAHYPPPSSGVR
- a CDS encoding aldo/keto reductase, with protein sequence MQQRQLGLNGPQVSALGLGCMGMSDFYSTNQDHNESIATLHRALELGVTMLDTADMYGPFTNEELVGRAIKGKRDQVFLATKFGIVRDPANPAVRGVSSRPDYIRQSVDGSLKRLGVEVIDLYYQHRGDPTVPVEEVIGTLADLVTAGKIRYIGLSEVSAATLEIAHQVHPITAVQSEYSLWTRDAESSVLATCERLGVGFVAYSPLGRGFLTGAIRSPDDLAADDFRRHNPRFQGDNFALNLALADSVIKMAQDKGVKPSQLALAWVLAQGKHIVPIPGTKRRSYLEENLAALEVELSPQELAALDAVFPFHAAAGERYGAEGMAHLNA
- the rsmC gene encoding 16S rRNA (guanine(1207)-N(2))-methyltransferase RsmC; the protein is MSALTPASEVILRHSDEFIARHVLFAGDLQDALPAQFDAAGVRVHSNQYHHWQLLSNTLEESVQFGLLATPEIVATCDTLVYYWPKSKQEAQFQLANLLSLLPVGTDIFVVGENRSGVRSAEEMLADFAQLTKIDSARRCGLYHGRLDKQPEFDADDWWESYQVGDVTVKTLPGVFSRDSLDSGSHLLLSTFSEPFKGSVLDVGCGAGVLASVLAQQSPKIKWTLSDVSAAAIEASRATLAANNIDAQVIASNVYSDIKGRFEMIISNPPFHDGIQTSLTAAEMLIRGATAHLHVGGKLRIVANSFLPYPALLDAAFGSHEVLAQNGRFKVYQATVGRAPRDAKKKR